A genomic window from Prochlorococcus sp. RS04 includes:
- a CDS encoding DUF3721 domain-containing protein, with translation MKRFLSFLSFLYMMILTLGCSNKQAEKQIKMPMLFDTKEQAEKEAHKFDCEGAHQMGDKWMPCNMHKHNQ, from the coding sequence TTGAAACGTTTTCTTTCTTTTCTTTCTTTTCTTTACATGATGATTCTTACTTTGGGTTGTTCCAATAAACAAGCCGAAAAACAAATAAAAATGCCAATGTTATTTGATACAAAAGAACAGGCTGAAAAAGAAGCTCATAAATTTGATTGTGAAGGTGCTCATCAAATGGGGGATAAATGGATGCCATGCAATATGCACAAACATAACCAATAA
- a CDS encoding RNA recognition motif domain-containing protein — MTIFIGNLSWDTEVEDLESLFSNYGVVKKCFLPLDRETGRKRGFAFVDLNDQSSEKIAIDDLQDVEWMGREIRVNEGERKKSHKSHFKKNNL, encoded by the coding sequence ATGACTATTTTTATTGGAAATTTATCTTGGGATACTGAAGTAGAAGATCTTGAATCGCTTTTTAGTAATTATGGAGTAGTCAAGAAATGTTTTTTGCCCCTCGACAGGGAAACAGGAAGAAAAAGAGGTTTTGCATTTGTAGATTTAAATGATCAAAGTTCTGAGAAAATAGCCATTGATGATCTTCAAGATGTTGAATGGATGGGACGAGAGATAAGGGTAAATGAGGGTGAACGAAAAAAATCCCATAAAAGTCATTTCAAGAAAAATAATCTTTAG
- the ggpS gene encoding glucosylglycerol-phosphate synthase: MILKRKSDFIVLYHRSPYDESKDKLGKNKWIDQKSPNGIIPTLRNIFRDKVDGTWIAWREVKDIDNEEDEITRINKETSFDLVRIPLNKKEIKSFYHVTSKESFWPILHTFPKYFDVNNADWKIFEEVNKRFAKTACNQAAKSATIWIHDYNLWLAPLYIREIRPDIKIIFFHHTPFPASDVFAILPWRNQILESLLSCDVVGFHIPRYAENFARAASSLLGAKKDSKESVSKKFISVGSALSEPSFTPYLHYGGRKIKIISSPVGTSPDLIANLIKSKNVENHIQKIKEGTKKGRKLILSASRVDYTKGNEELLLAFERLLEKRKDLHGEIVLMIACVSAASGMKIYKETQRGIEEIVGRINGKFSLIDWVPIRLSTRRIPYEEMVAWFTQADICWITPLRDGLNLVAKEYAAARKGNPGVLVLSEFTGASVLLNGAILTNPYSQNKMDASIHEAISMPLEEQLERMERMTSAVESYTVQDWAEEQIKSIDLHS; the protein is encoded by the coding sequence ATGATATTAAAAAGAAAAAGCGATTTTATTGTTCTTTATCATAGGTCTCCTTATGACGAATCTAAAGACAAATTGGGTAAAAATAAATGGATAGATCAAAAAAGTCCCAACGGTATTATTCCCACTTTAAGGAATATTTTTAGAGATAAGGTAGATGGTACTTGGATAGCCTGGCGTGAAGTAAAAGATATTGATAATGAAGAAGATGAAATAACTAGAATCAATAAGGAAACATCATTTGACTTAGTAAGAATACCCTTAAATAAAAAAGAAATAAAGAGTTTTTATCATGTAACCTCAAAAGAGTCTTTTTGGCCTATTCTTCATACATTCCCTAAATATTTCGATGTTAACAACGCAGATTGGAAAATATTTGAGGAAGTAAATAAAAGGTTTGCAAAAACTGCTTGTAATCAAGCAGCGAAATCAGCAACAATTTGGATACACGATTACAATTTATGGCTTGCGCCTCTCTATATTCGGGAAATCAGGCCTGACATTAAAATTATTTTTTTTCACCATACTCCATTTCCTGCCAGCGATGTATTTGCGATTCTGCCTTGGAGAAATCAAATATTAGAAAGTTTACTTTCATGCGATGTGGTTGGATTTCATATTCCGAGATATGCAGAAAACTTTGCAAGAGCGGCAAGCTCTCTTTTAGGAGCAAAAAAAGATTCTAAAGAGTCTGTTAGTAAAAAATTTATTTCAGTAGGAAGTGCACTCTCAGAACCATCCTTTACTCCGTATCTACATTATGGTGGCAGAAAGATAAAAATAATCTCTTCCCCAGTTGGGACTTCTCCAGATCTAATAGCTAATCTAATAAAAAGTAAGAATGTAGAGAATCATATACAAAAGATTAAAGAAGGTACAAAAAAAGGACGTAAGCTGATTTTGTCGGCTAGTAGAGTTGACTATACAAAAGGCAATGAAGAATTGCTTTTGGCCTTCGAACGTTTATTGGAGAAAAGAAAAGACTTGCATGGAGAAATTGTATTAATGATTGCATGCGTTTCAGCTGCGAGCGGAATGAAAATATATAAGGAAACCCAAAGGGGAATAGAAGAAATTGTGGGTCGAATTAACGGAAAATTTAGTCTTATTGATTGGGTCCCAATACGCTTATCAACAAGAAGAATTCCCTATGAAGAAATGGTTGCTTGGTTTACTCAAGCAGATATTTGCTGGATTACTCCTCTTCGAGATGGACTAAATCTTGTCGCCAAAGAATATGCGGCAGCAAGAAAAGGTAACCCAGGAGTTCTTGTTTTATCAGAGTTTACAGGAGCATCCGTATTGTTAAATGGGGCAATTCTAACTAACCCTTATTCTCAAAATAAAATGGATGCATCCATTCATGAAGCAATTTCAATGCCGCTGGAAGAACAATTAGAGAGAATGGAGAGGATGACATCAGCAGTAGAATCATACACTGTGCAGGACTGGGCAGAAGAGCAA